A DNA window from Candidatus Roseilinea sp. contains the following coding sequences:
- a CDS encoding hypothetical protein (possible pseudo, frameshifted), whose protein sequence is MARISRTCTRPTPVGEACNLWFGRAKRTVITWHSDIVRQKALLRLYAPVLRRVIAKASAIVPTSETYARTSPWLRDHLDKCRVVPLGIHADRFDVGDDGSRRRAALRRQLLAAAHTASAEPLVLLSVGRLRYYKGLDDLIRAAPRLPGVIVVIVGVGPMEATWKRLAQRLGVADRVIFVGEVSDGALPDYYHAADIYAIPANSRAEAFGIAILEAMASGLPVISTEVGTATSWINQHGATGLVIPPRDPEAIVQAVNTLRDAALRRAMGEAARQRVRAEFTLERMAARIQAVYDEALATPSTATSFHNSG, encoded by the coding sequence ATGGCGCGGATATCGCGCACCTGCACGCGCCCTACCCCCGTCGGCGAAGCGTGCAACTTGTGGTTCGGCCGGGCGAAGCGCACCGTGATCACCTGGCACAGCGACATCGTGCGACAAAAGGCGCTGCTGCGCCTGTATGCGCCCGTGTTGCGCCGCGTCATCGCGAAAGCCAGCGCGATCGTCCCCACCAGCGAAACGTACGCGCGCACATCGCCCTGGCTGCGCGATCATCTGGACAAGTGCCGTGTGGTGCCACTGGGCATACACGCGGATCGCTTCGACGTGGGCGACGACGGAAGCCGCCGGCGCGCCGCGCTGCGCCGTCAGCTCCTCGCTGCTGCCCATACCGCCTCAGCAGAGCCGCTGGTGCTGCTCAGCGTCGGGCGGCTGCGCTACTACAAAGGCCTGGATGATCTCATCCGCGCTGCGCCCCGTCTGCCAGGCGTCATCGTCGTCATCGTCGGGGTCGGGCCGATGGAAGCAACGTGGAAGCGGCTCGCGCAGCGGCTGGGCGTGGCCGACCGGGTGATCTTTGTCGGCGAGGTGAGCGACGGCGCGCTGCCGGACTACTATCACGCCGCAGACATCTACGCCATCCCGGCCAACTCACGCGCCGAAGCGTTCGGCATCGCCATCCTAGAAGCAATGGCCAGCGGCCTGCCGGTGATCTCGACAGAGGTCGGTACGGCGACAAGTTGGATCAACCAGCACGGCGCCACCGGCCTGGTCATCCCGCCGCGTGATCCAGAGGCCATCGTGCAAGCGGTGAATACGCTGCGCGATGCCGCGCTGCGCCGGGCGATGGGCGAGGCGGCGAGGCAGCGCGTGCGGGCCGAGTTCACGCTCGAACGCATGGCAGCGCGCATCCAGGCGGTGTACGACGAAGCGCTCGCGACGCCGAGCACAGCAACCTCCTTCCACAATTCCGGCTAA
- a CDS encoding dolichol-phosphate mannosyltransferase yields the protein MRVLVVLPTYNEAENIALLIPELLALPLDICVVDDASPDGTGRIADDWAAREPRVHVVHRAGKLGLGTAYVTGFHFALDHGYDAALTMDADFSHHPRYISAMLRAIERADLVIGSRYVAGGDVLYPFHRRVLSKAANIVARAALGLRPHDCTAGFRLYRAAVLRTVPIDSVFSNGYSFLIEMLNLVQGFGFSIVEVPIIFADRTRGQSKISSAEIVRAAYTVSRLTYRRLRDRLIGPPAMRHPFV from the coding sequence GTGCGCGTCCTCGTCGTCCTGCCCACCTACAACGAAGCCGAAAACATCGCCTTGCTCATCCCCGAGCTGCTGGCGCTGCCGCTCGACATTTGCGTGGTGGACGACGCCTCGCCGGACGGCACCGGCCGCATCGCGGACGACTGGGCGGCGCGCGAGCCGCGGGTGCATGTGGTGCATCGCGCCGGCAAGCTTGGCCTGGGCACAGCCTACGTGACCGGCTTTCACTTCGCGCTGGATCACGGCTACGATGCTGCGCTCACCATGGATGCCGACTTCTCGCATCATCCGCGCTACATCTCGGCCATGTTGCGCGCCATCGAGCGCGCTGACCTGGTCATCGGTTCGCGCTATGTGGCCGGGGGCGATGTGTTGTATCCCTTCCATCGGCGCGTCCTGAGTAAAGCGGCCAACATCGTTGCGCGCGCGGCACTCGGCCTGCGGCCCCATGACTGCACTGCCGGCTTTCGCCTCTACCGCGCCGCCGTGCTCCGGACGGTGCCAATTGATTCGGTCTTCTCCAACGGCTACTCCTTTTTGATCGAGATGCTCAACCTGGTACAGGGCTTCGGCTTCAGCATCGTCGAGGTGCCGATCATCTTCGCGGACCGAACGCGCGGCCAGTCAAAAATCTCCTCGGCGGAAATCGTGCGCGCAGCTTATACCGTGTCCCGATTGACCTATCGCCGTTTGCGCGACCGGCTGATCGGTCCGCCGGCGATGCGTCATCCGTTCGTGTAA
- a CDS encoding hypothetical protein (possible pseudo, frameshifted), whose protein sequence is MAIRPVDVGAALRATAERFAAAADAQQVALSVSISEGIPPAQADPDRLAQVLHNLVSNAFRHTPPGGQITLSAEAWADGVRVSVRDTGEGIAEEDLSRVFDRFYRSDRSRSRSTGGAGLGLAIAKSLVENMGGRIGVESRLGQGSEFWFTLPAVDHPKPSS, encoded by the coding sequence ATGGCGATCCGGCCGGTGGATGTCGGCGCGGCGCTGCGTGCGACGGCTGAGCGCTTCGCGGCTGCCGCGGATGCGCAGCAGGTCGCGCTGAGCGTCTCCATCTCAGAGGGGATTCCGCCGGCCCAGGCCGACCCCGACCGGCTGGCGCAGGTGTTGCACAACCTGGTGAGCAACGCCTTCCGGCATACGCCGCCGGGCGGGCAGATCACGCTGAGCGCGGAGGCGTGGGCGGATGGCGTGCGGGTGAGCGTGCGCGACACCGGGGAGGGCATCGCCGAAGAAGACCTGTCGCGCGTCTTCGATCGCTTCTACCGCAGCGACCGGTCGCGGTCGCGCAGCACAGGGGGCGCCGGCCTCGGCCTGGCGATCGCCAAGTCGCTGGTCGAGAACATGGGCGGGCGGATCGGCGTCGAGAGTCGGCTGGGGCAGGGCAGCGAGTTTTGGTTTACGTTGCCGGCCGTGGATCATCCCAAGCCATCATCCTGA
- the acoB gene encoding TPP-dependent acetoin dehydrogenase complex, E1 protein subunit beta, which produces MRTLTYSEAINEALREEMARDPSVFVMGEDVGVMGGVFGVTQGLIQQFGDERVRDTPISETGIVGAALGAAMMGMRPVVEIMFGDFLGCAGDQIINQVAKARYMSGGKARVPLTIRVTTGAPGAAAAQHSQSPESWFMNIPGIKIVTPATPADAKGLLKSAIRGEDPVLFFEHKMLYATRGAVPEGDYVVEFGQANVLREGRDVTIIAIGGMVPHALAAADALAEGSPAISCEVIDPRTLVPLDAPTLIASVKKTGRAVIAHEAHKRSGPGAEIAAVLAEHALDYLDAPVRRVAAKNVPLPYAPALERFVLPGQDDIVAAVKEVLR; this is translated from the coding sequence ATGCGAACCCTAACGTACAGCGAAGCGATCAACGAAGCGTTGCGCGAGGAGATGGCGCGCGACCCCAGCGTGTTCGTCATGGGCGAAGATGTCGGCGTGATGGGCGGCGTATTCGGCGTCACGCAGGGCCTCATCCAGCAATTCGGCGATGAGCGCGTGCGCGACACGCCGATCAGCGAGACCGGCATCGTCGGCGCGGCGCTGGGCGCGGCCATGATGGGCATGCGCCCAGTCGTCGAGATCATGTTCGGCGACTTCCTCGGCTGCGCGGGCGACCAGATCATCAACCAGGTCGCCAAAGCCCGCTACATGAGCGGCGGCAAAGCGCGCGTGCCGCTGACGATCCGCGTCACCACCGGCGCGCCCGGCGCAGCCGCGGCGCAACACTCGCAAAGCCCAGAGTCTTGGTTCATGAACATCCCGGGCATTAAGATCGTCACGCCGGCCACGCCGGCCGACGCCAAAGGGCTGCTCAAGAGCGCCATCCGTGGGGAAGACCCGGTGCTGTTCTTCGAGCACAAGATGCTCTATGCCACCAGAGGCGCGGTGCCCGAAGGAGACTATGTGGTCGAATTCGGTCAGGCGAATGTGCTGCGCGAAGGCCGCGACGTCACGATCATAGCCATCGGCGGCATGGTGCCCCATGCGCTGGCCGCAGCCGATGCGCTCGCCGAAGGCTCGCCCGCCATCTCGTGCGAGGTGATTGACCCGCGCACACTCGTGCCGCTGGACGCGCCGACGCTGATTGCCAGCGTCAAGAAGACCGGCCGCGCCGTGATCGCGCACGAGGCGCATAAGCGCAGCGGCCCCGGCGCCGAGATCGCCGCGGTGCTCGCCGAACACGCCCTGGATTACCTCGACGCGCCCGTCCGGCGCGTGGCCGCCAAGAACGTGCCGCTGCCCTACGCCCCAGCGCTGGAGCGATTCGTCCTGCCGGGCCAGGATGATATAGTCGCTGCCGTTAAGGAAGTGTTGCGATGA
- a CDS encoding geranylgeranyl diphosphate reductase has protein sequence MSRVLVVGSSVGGSTAANTLRDLGVETILLERDLSYVKPCGGAVPPRVFSDWDLPHDLIDRKVTIAVVCSPKHYSEFPVLSSHPAPETDFIAMVRREKFDRYIRDRAVRKGAELIEGKLEHVEFGPRGIRATYEDKRNKTHVIEADAVIGADGAYSTVAKSLGLERLPMAIAYQERIRLPAHAMTYWEKRAALYLGDDVSPDLYAWVFPKYDHVAAGIGAGAGKTKEARQLLANLKHKLRDQLGEGLSVKFEAHHLPMHPRKHLSFDRAALVGDAAGLVQQTSGEGIYWAMKSGEMAARAIAKHLDAPTAANLRQDYDKPWWKAYRPTYLFLAFLQRISYNSDLQREIFAKMCDDPDVQRLTFDGYLTKHIEPAPWAVQMRITRHWLSTAAHEWMRQRKERASSPSASSG, from the coding sequence ATGTCGAGAGTGCTGGTGGTCGGTTCGTCGGTGGGCGGCAGCACAGCAGCCAACACACTGCGCGATTTGGGCGTCGAGACGATCCTGCTCGAGCGCGACCTAAGCTACGTCAAGCCATGCGGCGGCGCAGTGCCGCCGCGCGTATTTAGCGATTGGGATTTGCCGCATGACCTGATTGATCGCAAAGTCACCATCGCCGTCGTGTGCTCGCCCAAACACTACAGCGAGTTCCCCGTCCTCAGCAGCCATCCGGCGCCGGAGACGGACTTCATCGCCATGGTGCGCCGTGAGAAGTTCGACCGCTACATCCGCGACCGCGCCGTGCGCAAGGGCGCCGAGCTGATCGAGGGCAAGCTCGAACACGTCGAGTTCGGGCCGCGCGGCATCCGGGCGACCTACGAGGACAAACGCAACAAGACGCACGTCATCGAGGCCGACGCCGTGATCGGCGCAGACGGTGCCTATTCCACCGTAGCGAAGTCGCTGGGGCTGGAGCGGCTGCCCATGGCCATCGCGTATCAGGAGCGCATCCGGCTGCCAGCGCACGCGATGACATACTGGGAGAAACGCGCAGCGCTCTACCTGGGCGACGACGTATCCCCCGACCTCTACGCCTGGGTCTTCCCCAAGTATGACCACGTGGCCGCCGGCATTGGCGCGGGCGCCGGCAAGACGAAAGAGGCGCGCCAGTTGCTGGCCAACCTCAAGCACAAGCTGCGCGACCAACTAGGCGAAGGGCTGAGCGTGAAGTTCGAGGCGCATCACCTGCCGATGCACCCGCGCAAGCATCTTTCGTTCGACCGCGCCGCGCTGGTGGGCGACGCCGCCGGCCTGGTGCAGCAGACCAGCGGGGAGGGCATCTACTGGGCGATGAAGAGCGGCGAAATGGCCGCGCGCGCCATCGCCAAACACCTGGACGCGCCGACCGCCGCCAACCTCCGACAGGACTACGACAAGCCGTGGTGGAAGGCCTATCGCCCGACGTACCTCTTCCTTGCCTTCCTACAGCGCATCAGCTACAACAGCGACCTGCAACGCGAAATCTTCGCAAAGATGTGCGACGACCCCGATGTGCAACGTCTGACCTTCGATGGCTACCTGACCAAGCACATCGAGCCGGCGCCGTGGGCGGTGCAGATGCGCATCACGAGGCATTGGCTAAGCACCGCAGCGCACGAGTGGATGCGTCAGCGGAAGGAGAGGGCGAGTTCGCCGAGCGCGTCTTCAGGATGA
- the bchG gene encoding bacteriochlorophyll synthase 34 kDa chain — translation MNSNLQVAGRQPANKPLPFFKVMFTLMEPYTWFAPAWAFVVGCVASHRIYFDLGGDIWQSVLSVGKIAIGTLMAGPLLVGFSQVWNDWCDRDVDAINQPERLIPSGKATRQQVFAIIFILGVAAMAIALFLGPPVALVAVVGIAIALAYSAEPIRLKKNGWLGNLAIGLTYETCAWIAGHFTFDPQLRSAGASQSMILALIYGLGVTGTMIINDFKSVAGDRQMGIRSIPAMYGESTAAKIGVVIINVAQLVAIGLQFAWGNTLAAGACVLLLLAQLRTQMQLVREPTQPMAVRYNIVGIPPYTWAMLVAAIGLG, via the coding sequence ATGAACAGCAATCTTCAAGTGGCCGGCCGCCAGCCGGCCAACAAACCGCTGCCTTTCTTCAAAGTCATGTTCACGCTGATGGAGCCTTACACGTGGTTCGCGCCGGCGTGGGCGTTCGTCGTGGGTTGTGTGGCGAGCCACCGCATCTACTTCGATCTCGGCGGCGACATCTGGCAGAGCGTCCTCAGCGTGGGCAAGATCGCCATCGGCACGCTGATGGCCGGGCCGTTGCTCGTGGGGTTCTCCCAGGTGTGGAACGACTGGTGCGACCGCGACGTGGACGCCATCAACCAGCCGGAGCGGCTGATCCCGTCGGGCAAGGCCACCCGCCAACAGGTGTTTGCAATCATCTTTATCTTGGGCGTGGCCGCTATGGCCATTGCGCTGTTTCTCGGCCCGCCCGTGGCGCTGGTCGCCGTCGTCGGCATCGCGATCGCGCTGGCCTACTCGGCCGAGCCGATCCGGCTGAAGAAGAACGGCTGGCTGGGCAACTTAGCGATCGGCCTGACCTACGAGACGTGCGCGTGGATCGCCGGCCACTTCACCTTCGACCCGCAGTTGCGATCCGCCGGCGCGTCGCAGAGCATGATCTTGGCGCTGATCTACGGCTTGGGCGTGACCGGCACGATGATCATCAACGACTTCAAAAGCGTGGCCGGCGACCGGCAGATGGGCATCCGTTCGATTCCAGCGATGTACGGCGAATCTACCGCCGCGAAGATCGGCGTCGTCATCATCAACGTCGCTCAGCTCGTCGCCATCGGCCTGCAATTCGCATGGGGCAACACGCTCGCCGCCGGCGCATGTGTTCTGTTGTTGCTGGCGCAGTTGCGGACCCAGATGCAACTCGTGCGCGAGCCGACGCAGCCGATGGCCGTGCGCTACAACATCGTCGGCATCCCCCCTTACACGTGGGCGATGCTCGTCGCGGCGATCGGCCTGGGATGA